A window of Magnetococcales bacterium contains these coding sequences:
- a CDS encoding ribonuclease HII, which produces MSSPTPKNGVSADHGEVGKAVSEEPSKPRSRKKKAASRIPVKSPGFHLEAAHIKACGAPNATIRIAGVDEAGRGPLAGPVVAAAVVLKNSDPLADLPLLNDSKKLSSDQRETLAVMIRHHARGIGVGVASPDEIDHLNIRQATLLAMTRAIEALPDTPDYALIDGRDLPPHLPCPAEAVIKGDGESASIAAASIIAKTTRDEWMKRLNQEYPGYGWERNSGYPTKEHRQALETLGPTPVHRRSFGPVRKVIEGCS; this is translated from the coding sequence ATGTCATCCCCTACCCCAAAAAACGGGGTTTCTGCTGACCATGGGGAGGTGGGAAAGGCTGTTTCCGAAGAGCCATCAAAACCTCGCTCCCGGAAGAAAAAAGCCGCCAGTCGCATCCCTGTAAAAAGCCCGGGATTCCATCTGGAAGCCGCACATATCAAAGCCTGCGGCGCCCCAAACGCCACCATCCGTATTGCTGGCGTTGATGAAGCGGGACGTGGCCCCCTGGCTGGACCGGTAGTGGCTGCTGCGGTGGTGCTGAAAAACAGCGATCCCCTCGCTGACCTTCCTCTGCTCAACGACTCCAAAAAACTCTCATCTGATCAACGGGAAACCCTGGCTGTGATGATTCGGCACCATGCCCGGGGAATCGGTGTTGGTGTTGCCTCGCCAGATGAGATCGACCACCTCAACATCCGCCAAGCCACCCTCCTCGCCATGACCCGCGCCATTGAAGCGCTTCCAGACACCCCTGATTATGCCCTGATCGATGGCCGGGATCTTCCCCCCCACCTCCCCTGCCCAGCTGAAGCCGTCATCAAGGGAGATGGCGAGTCCGCTTCCATTGCAGCTGCCTCCATCATCGCCAAAACCACCCGGGATGAATGGATGAAGCGCCTCAACCAGGAATATCCCGGCTACGGCTGGGAGCGAAACAGCGGCTATCCCACCAAAGAGCACCGACAAGCCCTGGAAACCCTCGGCCCCACCCCGGTCCACCGGCGCTCCTTTGGACCTGTGCGGAAGGTTATTGAAGGCTGTTCCTAA